In the genome of Mastomys coucha isolate ucsf_1 unplaced genomic scaffold, UCSF_Mcou_1 pScaffold21, whole genome shotgun sequence, the window TGGTAACCCACTAAATCCAGTTAGTGCCGCCTGCTGGAGTGCTGACTGATCTCGTTGGCTTGGTCTGGTAAGTCTTATGTAGGCGACTGTATCTGCGgtgctcctgagtgctgtggcCGTGTCGGGGCCAGAAGACACCTCACAGCATTCTTCTCTATCTTCTGGTTCTTCTGTCACATGCCCCGAGCCTtggatgggtgggttggtggtGACACAGATGTCCTGTTAGGGCTGGGCACTCTTGGTGACTTATCCACAGCACTCTGTTAACCTAGGAATCTCTCCATTAACTTTTGCCCGCTGCAGAACAAGCTTCTATCTATGtgcataaacacaaatatttggaAGGAAATTTGACAACATGTCCATTTATTGATACAGTAGTAATAGGTCCCCTGCTAGAGCCAGTGGCCTTCTGAGCTGTGcacttttgaccaggtttacagtatCACGCACTTTACAGGTttctgttttagatttatttcatgtggCATTAgcgttttgcatgtatgtatgtgtactatctTCATGTATTACCTGTGGAGGTTaggaagagggtattggatttgCCCTGGAACCtcacctggatcctctgcaaaagagtgagcactcttaactgctgaggtgTCTCTTCAGCCCTCATTTTGCAGTTTCTAGTCATAGCACATGCAAGGGTTGGGATGTAGTTGGGGATTGAGTGGTAGCATGTGCTCTGAAGGCCTGGGATCGTGGCTTTGTGAGGTGAGCCAGCATCAGAGCTGAAGAGCCTGCATACACATGGATCTGCTTACTGGAGTTGATTGGGGGAACTTCTGGCTGTACCTTCTCAACCCAGCCTGCCCTGGTCTCATGGTTTCACACCATCGCTAATAGTTCTGCTCTTGGTTTTGCAGCCAGAAcccaagcctggagacctgattGAGATTTTCCGCCCTATGTACAGACACTGGGCCATCTATGTTGGTGATGGATACGTGATCCACCTGGCTCCCCCAAGTAAGAACACCAGAGTCTTCCCTCTGCTGGGCCTAGAGACTGGGAAAGGATGTGGGGAGCTATGGGCAACAGGGTACTCCTGTGTTCTCCATTCTCGATCAACCATTTGTTTCTAGGTTTATGTGAAGGCAGTCTGATGTGTCATGATGCTTTTTGAGCTTTGTTCCTTAGAGCTCAGTGTAAGCCCCTCAAGGTGTGTGAGTATCCAGACCCTGCCCCTAAGGACCTTCAACTTCCAGGCTCCACCCAGAGAACAATCTAATGTCTGTAAAAACCTGAGCTCAGAACTTGAAATCCTATCAATCCCCACCTCAGAAGTCTCTACCCTAGAAAGGTATTCCCCACAAGAAACCCCTGAATGAcgtctgcctcctcttcctcagttCCCTGCTGCTTCTGGCCTGTGTTTCCCCTCCCAACAAATCTCTTATGTGAGATTGGTTGTGCAGTGTGACTCTGTAGTATTCCTTGACTCCCAATTGCCAGGACATCTTTCCCAGTAGAGCTGTAACACTTCTATTACAGAAACCTTTccctcagagctgtaacacttgcaTTTTGTGCCCTAACTCGGATAAGTTCTCCTGGTATCTGTGCTCCCCATTGGAGTCTGAGCCATATTGGGGACCCCACCCCTCATCTCCAGTCAACACACAACAGACTCACCTtccagctcaccaacccatccaccaGCTGCAGTTAGGTAAGTCTCCTCTTTGGTCACTGCAAATGTTTTTCTGAGTCCAAGGAAGTGATCGGCATCTCTGTGGTACTTTTGGAGATGAGGGTACCCCAGAAATGGAGGTCTTTAAGCCTACTGTGGTCAGGCTTCTTCACCTGACCCCATTCCCCCATCGTTAGATATTTTCAGTCACAGTTAACCCTAATTAAATCTCCTGAATCCCTCTGCTTTCATTAAAGAGTTCCAGTGTATCACCTAATCTTAGTATCACCTTCCATGACATTTACACAGTTCTCACCAGCAACCTTCTCTGTGAGGAGTGCAGATGAGTCTGAGACCAAGCTAGGACACCTGTAGATGAAATCTACCAAACTAATGCTGCCCACCCAATTGGGACTGAGGTAATCCCCAACTGGGATCCTGAGTAGAACTACAATACTCTGGGGGACATTCTAACTAGAGACCAACTTAGAACACACCTCCTGGCCGGTCTGGTGCAAGGCTGCCCTTAAAGTGGTAATGTATTAAAAAAATCCAAGAGGTTATCCAGGGCAAGCACAAAAACCCATCTCAATTCTTAGACTGCCTTATAATATACCAATCAGGATTCTAAAACCCTAGACGGAAAACAACTTATGGCCTACTGCTCTCTCTATGATCAAACTAGAGATTACTGTTGATGTTGGCCAGAGCCTTAATTGTTCTGTAGGAGACATGATGAGTACTCAGGGGGGTGTTCTACCTTTTATGTAGAAGGGGGCTCTTTTATCCTAATTAAGGACCCATGACACTTCAGATGGAAGATGGGGTCATTGGTAAACTTTACTATAGTATTTACCACAGCTATCCATCaagcatgatcaaaatatagaGGGCACACATCCCACTTTCTCAACCCCTAGGTATAGACATAATAGAAGAAGTGGTCCTCGGATATCTAATATCACCCCTTTTAGATGATATTGATCCCACCTCACTGTCATAACATCTCTTGCTTCAGATACTTCTGTGTTATCAGTTATTGACTAATGCTCTACCTGACTGCTTTAGAGAATGTTGGTTGTGTGTCCCTCCTGGGTCAAACTCAAGACAGCATTTGTGGCCTTGCCCCATGTCTTATTACATTCTCTCACTTTATCACACATCGAATGCTCTAAGCCAAATATACTCCCACCCCTTATCTCCCTCACATCTCTCTCTTCAGTATCAGAGACTGCTTTAATCCCTTGGAAACATGTTTTATGGGTACACTGGATTCTGTAAACTGCAACAATACCTTAATCCTTAGTACTACCACCCATCCCCTCTGTTCAAACATTTACAATTTTTTACAATTTACAATTTACAATTGTGCCATTTTCTGCAGCATTCAAGTTTACTGCTGCCTACTGACTGGGTGGTTGAGGACTTAGGCCTTGGTGCTCCTTTTTCCAAAACTAGGGGTGaatcttggttaaaaaaaaaaaaaaacccttgccAATTCCCATGAGAGGGTTTACAGTGACATGACAAACACGAAGTTCAGCTCATACCCTTTCTAGCAGTCCTGGGTATAACTTCTGGTGTCACTACTGAAGTGGTGGGACTGACTCCTTCCCTAGCTATTCACCATTGATTTTCCTCTTAGATCATCCAGGATCTCCAACAGGTGGCTCAGACCATCCTTACTCTACAGGGCCACTGGCTACTGTAGTGTTACAAAATCAACAAGGACTATATTTACTAACAGCAGAGAGAGGTGGCCTTTGTCTCTTCCTCAGGAAGGAATGTTGCTTCTATGTTAACCAATTGACAAGATCTGACAACTGCAGACAGATCTCCAAAAATGGAAGAAACAGTTCCATGCCTTTGGCCAGTGGATCATTGACTGTCTAGTATGGAACTGGATACTCTCTTTTTtaacttctctttttcctcctttttcttaaTCCTACTAATTGATACACCCTGCCTCATATATTTCTTGTCTATATTTTTTCAACAACAGATCCGAAAGATTTCTGATCAGACTTTTAACCAGTTGTACAGGAGTACCAGCTATAGAGCCAGAGGCCTGCAACACCCAATTATACCCAGATAGAAAAGACCAAGCTTGTTCCAAGGTCTTCAATGCCCACAATCAGCAAAAAGTAGTCTAATAATAACACTATCCCCTTTCCTGACCCCTGACttgttattaataatataaaaggGGGTGGGAATGTAGGGTAAAAGGGCCAAGGGAAAACACCCTGACCCTGACTTGACCCTGAGACCAGGGCCAAAGGAAAGAATTGCTCCAAGGCCAAGGCCAGGGCCAAGAAACAGGATCTCACCAATCCCTGAGTTCCCCTCAAGATCAGGCCATGGAATCACATCGATACCTCAGAATGAAATCCTACCAACCCCTGAGCTTACCCAGAGCCTGACCACACAATCCTACCAATCCCTAAGTTTGCTCCAAGATCAGgtcacaaaaattccaccaatcCCAGGTGGAAGCTCTGACCCACCCCAAGCCCCTATATAAAGCCTGCCTTCTCCTCAGTTCCCTGCTGCTTCCAGCCTGAGCAGAGGCAGCTACCCTTCTTGGCATTCccttcccaataaatctcttgtacGAGGTTTGCTGTGCAGTGTGATTTTATGGTATTCCTTGGTTCCCGATTGCCAGGATACCTTTCCCAGTAGAGCTATAACACTTGCATTGGGGAAGTCTTCCCCTTGCCAGAACAGAGCTGGAACACTTTCATTGGAGAAGTCTTCTCCCTCAGAATTGTAACATAatatttatgttctctctctctctccccctccctcccttcctccctccctctgcccctcaaCCCCCCTCTCTTTGAGACTCATTGAGTTGACCAGGGCCCTTTGTGTGACCTTGGGTTTGGAACTATCTGATGGGACCTGGTGGGGGCTTGTCAGTAGGTACACAACAGAAGACAACGACTGTCTTGCCCCCAGAATCCATCAGTAGCCAATAGTTCAGGAGGAAGGGGTAGAGACTTGTGAATCTCTCCCCAATCCAAGAGTGACTGTTGATAGGCCAAGTCTTATGTCTTATACATAgctgttttcaattttttatatttttaagcagGGTCTCATGGCTGGGTGGGTGTAGTGGTGCACTCCTCTAATATCAGTACtcaggaggggaggcagaggcaggcctagtCTACCTAGAGTGTCCTAGGACAGGCAGGGGTGCATGGATcttgttttaaacaaaacagaacaaaagactgGGTCTCAATATATCATTCTAGATGGTCTAGAACTCCTTATGTTAGTCCCACCGAATGAGAGTAAAGACTATTACCCAAAATTCTTTGGTCAAATAAAGCAAGCCTTATTTTCTGCCAGGTAGGGCTATCTCCATAAAGTGgggagaaaatatcaaaatattatgGAACACAGAAGAAGGTGGGTTTATGTAGCCACAAAACTGCAATGCTTGGGGAGTTTCAAGGGCTGGGAGATTTCCAGAGGCATTTTGGTAACATAAGAACTTCATTTTAACATTATGTGGCAGAACATCCTATGGTGTAGGTCAGAGTATAGGGTGTGGAACATGTTGAATTTCAGAAAATGGGTCAACACCTGGTTATATCCAAGTTttgcagaaaacagaaatgaacttAATTTTGACCTTATAACACGTTGGCTTTCAATCTTATAATGGTGTCAGGCTGGTTCATCACTTACATATAtcaaggtgaccttgaactcacaaagatctgtctgcctgtctcatGAATTCTGGGATCAAGGGAATATACCACTATGCTGGGTTCTAACATTTTATGTTCTAGGAGAGTTCAGCCTATTCTAAAGCTTCATGGAAGAGGGGTCACATGgcctctgttcttttccttcctgctATTGCTTGTTGCTGTGCCAATGTTATATGTAAAGATTGGTCCTGTCCTGGTTACTGGGGTGCTGTTGCTGCTCCTGGCAGGGAACCAATCTGGTGATGCTCCCTGGGTTCCTGTGTCTACTTCTCGGGTTCATAGCTCCTTTCCAGCCATCATACCCAGTACATGCTCACTCCCCATGATATGGGTGGTTGGGTTAGGATGCCTGGGCTCTCTGCTGTGTCAGCTAATGCTCACTGCCCTAGCCTAGTTCTACAGAACCCAAGCTACTCCTCTTCTAGTCACTTCATTGTTGCCTCTTCTTACCAGGGCTTGGCCAGGGCTGTCACTGCATCTCCTGGGTCTTTTTAGCATCATCTCTAGGGGAACAGCTGAAGAgtgttggtctctctctctctttttttttcttcctggaaagAAGACCCGCCTCTCTCCTGAGGTCATTGGTCTGGTGAGGTTAAGGAATTGCCAGGATGAAATCAATAGTTATATGCTCTTTCCTCAGAAGAGAAAGCTCCTTGCACACATTTGCAGAATTAAGAAGTAGTTACAGTACAGAAGACTAGCTTCTGGTTAAAGAAACACTCCAGtagccagtggtggtggtgcatgcccatCACCACAGTAGCCGGGGGTGGCGGTGGGTCCCCTTCACCCAGTAGCCAGGGGTGGTAGTGTGTCCCTGTTACCCAGTAGCCAGAGATTGGGGTGCATGCTTGACATCCCAGTAGCCGGAGCTAGTGGTGTGTGCCCATCATCTCAGCATATGGACTGCAGAGGCAGGCAACCGTTGAGAGTTTGACATTAGGCTGGACTACATAGTAGTTTCCAGATGAGATCAtcctggattacagagtgagaccctgtctcatccCTCAACTGACCACCACCCTCGACACCATGGCTGCCACTAAAACATCGCAGTAAATCATGGCACTTTACTAGTCTTCTTCTCAACTGACCACCACCCTCGACACCATGGCTGCCACTAAAACATCGCAGTAAATCGTGGCACTTTACTAGTCTTCTTCTTGATAAGGATTCAAGGACCACAAGAACCTTTCCCAAAGCCACACTGTGCATGTCTCACTTGTTTCTATCTTGTTCATCGCTTGTGGATGGTGGTAAGCCTGGATGCCCAGCTGTGGGTTAGTGCCAAATCCATGTGGCCCTTCCCAGGATCAACTCCTCTGTTCTCTGTGTCTCTACAGGTGAAATCGCAGGAGCTGGGGCAgccagcatcatgtctgctttGACAGACAAGGCCATAGTGAAGAAAGAACTGCTGTGCGATGTGGCCGGGAAGGACAAGTACCAGGTTAATAACAAACACGACAAGGAGTACACCCCATTGCCTCTCAACAAGATCATCCAGCAGGCTGAGAGGCTAGTGGGGCAGGAGGTGCTCTACAGGCTGACCAGTGAGAACTGTGAGCACTTTGTGAATGAACTACGCTATGGAGTTCCTCGGAGTGATCAGGTGTGTCCTCAGTCCCTGTACCTGACCTCCCAACTGCCAGTGGCTGGGCCTGAGTGTGGCTGGAGACAGAATTACAAACAGGATGACTAGCGTAAGCATAGGCTTCCTATTTCTAAGAGTGACACACTCAGAGGcaggtgggggttgggagagacAGGCAGGGGAGACAGCAGGTCAGACTCCCTTCTTTTTCAGTGCCAGGGATTGAATCCAGAACAGGTCATGATCATTCCATCCCTGTGATGATGCTCCCAGAGCCTTGGAGGTGAGCTCTGTGAGCTCCACTTTGTGGATGAGGAATCATAAGCTTCTAGAATTCAAGCCATCTGGCAATGGCCATTCATTTCAGCCGACAAATCCTTTTGAGCCTTTGGATGTGTGCCATGTGTTTCTAGCAGTCAGATGTAGCTGTGTtggtgagaggcagagaggaggttTGATGTGCAGGTTTATTGAACCAACCTTTCTTAGCAGGCTACAGAGAGCACTGGCCTCAGCCTAGAGGTGGTCCTGCcgttttcccactttcttttctgaggcagggtctctgggtAGATCAGGTTGGTCTTCTTGCTTTAGCTTGCCCTGTGCTCAGATGCCAGACAAGtgtcaccacactcagctttgcTTGGGTGAGAGGTTAAGATGTGTGGTTATTCACATCTgtgttttaaaatcctttctctttctccttgacTAATGTGGTGATGGACAACAGGGACTTCCTTCTTTTTCAGTgctagggattaaacccagggtcttgcCTATCATAggtaggtgctctaccactgagctaaccACTCTGCTTCCAGCCCTTTGGGCCTTGTCTTTACCAGCTATGTGATCTCTGAGGATGTATTTAGTCAGGCCCCCCTCATAGTACCTACGAGAACTGATCTTGGAGGATTTCATGTGAACTAGAGAGGAATAttctttgctatttatttatttacttatttatttatttatacatccCATTTGCTGCCCTCCTTACCCCATCCCCACCAGAGTCCCTTCCCcatacccctccccttcttttttttNNNNNNNNNNcggacagggtttctctgtgtagcccgggctgccctggaactcactctgtagtctgcctctgcctcccaagtgctgggattaaagatgtgtgccaccaccgcccggcaccccttcccttcttttatgAGAGGGTAGGACCCTCCCTGGATATCCGTTCGCCCTGGCGTACCAGTCTCGGCAGGGTTGCGTACCTGAGAGGAGTAGTCTTAGGATCCTCACAGGGCTGACTCAGAACGTGAAGCTGATAGATTACAGTAGCAGAGACAGTCTTCCAAAGCTCGCTCTTCTTCCTTGGTTCACCCAGGGAGAAGCTGCTGGCTTCTCTGAGCCACTGTGACTTAGATGGGGAGACATTTGCTGACAGGGACAGTCTCAACTTCCTCTTACATGGCTTGCGTGGACtgctgtttggttgtttggtcaCTCTTCCCTACAATGAGACATTAGGTATCTTCCAGTGGGCAGCATCTGGTTTCTGTCCTCCATTAGTTGAATACTGTCCATCAGCTATGTCATATATTCTTGTCTAGGGCAGTGGATCTAGAGGAGCAGCAAGCACATTTCTAACTAAGCAGGTGAGGAAGGCAGTGTTGCCACTGTTGCTGAGTACTCCCGAGGGTGTGAGCCGCAGTCTGGCTTTAACGAGTATAGAA includes:
- the LOC116103494 gene encoding phospholipase A and acyltransferase 3 isoform X1, whose translation is MLAPIPEPKPGDLIEIFRPMYRHWAIYVGDGYVIHLAPPSEIAGAGAASIMSALTDKAIVKKELLCDVAGKDKYQVNNKHDKEYTPLPLNKIIQQAERLVGQEVLYRLTSENCEHFVNELRYGVPRSDQVRDAVKAVGFAGIGLAALGIVGVMLSRNKKQKQ
- the LOC116103494 gene encoding phospholipase A and acyltransferase 3 isoform X2, translated to MYRHWAIYVGDGYVIHLAPPSEIAGAGAASIMSALTDKAIVKKELLCDVAGKDKYQVNNKHDKEYTPLPLNKIIQQAERLVGQEVLYRLTSENCEHFVNELRYGVPRSDQVRDAVKAVGFAGIGLAALGIVGVMLSRNKKQKQ